In a single window of the Micromonospora sp. WMMD1155 genome:
- a CDS encoding L,D-transpeptidase family protein: MKRVVNTSRLVALLVVVLVGSGACTFDPQSGGSGGGGAAPAGAAEQATGASGTPGPDQRDRPPPAAPTSATPKPKPKPTRSATPGPTPSRGTPTVAGCPQGQHQRAVETHLARLGGFGAVSVDGRQSAADCAAIKKFQKRYGIRPVEGRAGPTTLDVAQRLATTDPSRCKAGTGTTFCVDLTRQTVWAVRGGKVIMEPTVTRTGMSGYRTPSGTFTVNFRNPKEWSDPYEVWLPYWQHFTQGMGFHETTTYLHDKSIGSHGCVNLLHVDAVRMWELGKVGTRVVLIGRRPGT; the protein is encoded by the coding sequence ATGAAGCGTGTCGTGAACACTTCCCGGCTGGTCGCCCTGCTGGTGGTCGTGCTGGTCGGTTCCGGTGCGTGCACGTTCGATCCGCAGTCCGGTGGGAGTGGTGGCGGGGGAGCCGCCCCAGCCGGTGCGGCGGAACAGGCAACGGGGGCGAGCGGCACGCCCGGGCCGGACCAGCGCGACCGGCCGCCGCCGGCCGCACCCACCTCCGCCACACCCAAGCCCAAGCCGAAACCCACCCGCAGTGCCACACCCGGACCAACCCCCAGCAGGGGTACGCCGACCGTCGCCGGCTGCCCACAGGGCCAACACCAGCGCGCGGTGGAGACACACCTGGCCCGGTTGGGCGGGTTCGGGGCGGTCAGCGTGGACGGCCGGCAGTCCGCCGCCGACTGCGCCGCCATCAAGAAGTTCCAGAAGAGGTACGGCATTCGCCCCGTCGAGGGTCGCGCCGGACCGACCACCCTCGACGTGGCCCAGCGCCTCGCCACCACCGATCCCAGCCGCTGCAAGGCGGGCACGGGCACCACGTTCTGTGTCGACCTGACCCGGCAGACCGTCTGGGCGGTCCGGGGCGGCAAGGTGATCATGGAGCCGACGGTGACCCGCACCGGAATGTCCGGCTACCGCACCCCGTCCGGCACGTTCACGGTCAACTTCCGCAATCCCAAGGAGTGGTCCGACCCGTACGAGGTGTGGCTGCCCTACTGGCAGCACTTCACCCAGGGAATGGGCTTCCACGAGACCACCACCTACCTGCACGACAAGTCGATCGGCTCGCACGGCTGCGTCAACCTCCTGCACGTCGACGCGGTCCGGATGTGGGAGCTGGGCAAGGTCGGCACGCGGGTGGTGCTGATCGGTCGACGCCCCGGCACCTGA